One part of the Ranitomeya imitator isolate aRanImi1 chromosome 10, aRanImi1.pri, whole genome shotgun sequence genome encodes these proteins:
- the LOC138652266 gene encoding uncharacterized protein, with translation MMERTMNSIYMDMEMEFALAHAYAVACFNEREREKRRWIRRRFWIHPIVEVRESRGAYHCLFGELNDNREKYFEYTRMSQDSFRYLLRRVEGSISRQDTQLRRAISAEERLLVTLRFLATGETLRSLHFQFRIGVSTLSGIIAETCRALWDNLREEFLPVPTSEIWEANAQKFEQVCNFPNCIGAVDGKHIRITKPAKSGSLFNNYKKYFSTVLMAIAGADCRFLAVDIGAFGRANDSRTFKESDMGQKLYGNNFNFPQPQPLPHTEGPAMPFVVVGDEAFQMSANLLKPYSSRGLDHTKRVFNYRLSRARRTVECAFGILVSKWRILGSAINLKIETVDEVVKACVVLHNFIMAKERLNVELDEPIANPLPDYHDHPLRTSVEIAQMRDRFAAYFVSDVGRVSWQDQMV, from the exons atgatggagcgaaccatgaacagtatctacatggatatggagatggaatttgccttggctcatgcctatgctgttgcctgttttaatgaaagggaaagggaaaaacggagatggattcgtcgccgcttttggatacaccctatagttgaagtccgggagagccgtggagcataccattgcttgtttggcgaactgaatgacaaccgggaaaaatattttgaatataccaggatgtcacaggacagcttccgctatcttctgcgtcgggtggaaggatccattagcaggcaggatacgcagctccggagagctatttccgcagaggaacggctgctggtgactctacg tttcctggctaccggagagacgttgagatcacttcattttcaattccggattggagtctccacactttcaggaattattgcagagacatgccgcgctttgtgggataatctccgggaggaatttttacctgtccctacaagcgaaatctgggaggccaacgcacagaaattcgagcaagtgtgtaattttccaaactgtattggcgcagtggatggaaagcacattcggattaccaagcctgcgaaaagtggatcccttttcaacaattacaaaaaatacttttcaactgttctcatggcaattgccggtgcggactgccgttttctcgcagtggacattggtgcatttgggcgtgcaaatgactcgcgcacatttaaagagtcggatatgggccaaaaattatatggaaacaattttaatttcccacagccacaacctcttccccacaccgaaggccctgcgatgccatttgttgtggttggggatgaggcattccaaatgtctgccaacctattgaaaccctactccagtcggggcttggaccatacaaaaagggttttcaattacagactgtccagggccagaaggactgtggagtgcgcctttggcatccttgtttccaaatggcggatattgggatcggccattaatcttaaaattgaaacagtggatgaggtggtgaaggcttgtgtggttctccacaatttcattatggccaaagagagactaaatgtggaactcgatgaacccatagccaacccattgcccgattaccatgatcatcctctgaggacaagtgtggaaattgcgcagatgcgggatcgttttgcggcctattttgtgtcagatgttggccgtgtgtcatggcaagatcaaatggtgtag